AGGGTTCTGAGGTGTTTTCATGGGAGGAGGTGTTTTTGCTTTGGGTTAGAGCTTTTTAGGTGTTGCGAAAGAGACCTCTCGATGCTTTTCTGATTATTACTTTTAAGCGAATTGAAGACTTTTAAGGAAGCAAATAGCTGCTTAGATATAGTGCTGCTTTGTTACTCTTGAGCACAAGCATTTTTTATATCCGATGATCTGCGAATTGTGGTAGTTTATGTTGCTTCATGTGGTTTTGATAGTATCAGGGATGGGATTTTAGTGAATTTTAATGTTGCTTCAAATTTATGTATTGTTAAGCTTGTCGCTGTTACAACACATTGTGTTCAACGTTCAGTGCCTTTGATCGGTTCTGCTAATGATTGGCCTGATCTTCTTATTTAGATGAGACTTATAGGCTTGTGTTGGACCTGCTTTTCCTATTCAGTGCTTGTTGAGGTCAGTTTTAGTTACTTCCTTTACTATTATATCAAGAGACAGATATTTCGAAAACAAAAGCTAGAGGCTGAAGTTTGCGAGCAGAATTCCCTCTGCTgcgaaaaaaaagagaatcttAGTGTTTGGAATGAATGAAgtgctttattatttattttatctttttggcaGAGAGTTATGTGCCTGTTTCTGCTAAATGGATGACGGAAAGGTGTGCCGTATGTAGATGGGTTGAAGATTGGGACTATAACAAAATGATAATCTGCAACAGGTCTTATATCTTTTCAGATAGCATTTGTCCaccttttttttggtatttgaatCAAAGGTCACTAGATAGTTTGTCTTCTTCTGTAAATGAACTGGATTCACTCTTGATTGCAGGTGTCAGATAGCTGTGCATCAAGAATGTTATGGGGTAAACAACGTCCAAGACTTCACTTCATGGGTTTGCAGGGCATGTGAAACGCTTGATGTGAGGAGGCAGTGTTGTCTTTGTCTGGTAGAAGGTTAGATTCAATGTCTTAATCTCCTATTGTCCTCATATGTTGTTTCttatacttttaaattatttgacgTTCATGGTGACAATATTAGATAtatcacttttgattttttagaaatattagTATTGGGATTTTGAGGAAGCCGTATCATATGAAATTCATTATCACAGGTTGTCCGACTTTTTGCTCTAAATCTATGTCTTGGTGTTGTGTGAGTTAGTATTTTcttgcttgaaattattttgACTGGCTTAAATGCTGGTCTCTAGGGGGTGCTTTGAAGCCAACGGATATCGAGCCGCTCTGGGTTCATGTCACATGCGGGTGGTTTTGCCCCGAAGTTGGCTTTCGAATCATGAGAAAATGGAACCAGCCACCGGAATACTTAGAATTCctccaacttctttttttgaagGTAATCCATACTTATTTAGATTTACAGTTTTGAAGATTGCTGTTTCTTTGATGTGGTGGATTGTACTTATTGTGGAAATGATAAAAGCGTTTAGCAATAGAGGAGAACCTGATTTCATAATAGCTTTATAGCAGCTTACTATTCAGTTGAGTATTTGAGTTTGatgtgttgattttgtttgttgtCTACTGCTTAGTTTATTTGCCATTAACTTCTAGATGCTCGGTGCTTCTTTTCAAATGCTTTTCTTTGCTTGTGGTGCGAGTTGTGTAATATGTAAGCGAGACTCATGGTTCCCGCACTCAATGCAGCAGATGTCCTACTTATTTTCAAGTTATGTGTGCTGCAAGAGCAGGACACAGCATGGAAGTAAGTccttatatagatatatattattttcatgacTTTTATCAGAACTAACATTGGTAGAATTTCTTGAGCTggattttttaatctattctgATGCTCGCTCTtgctttctttctattttctttggcGTTGGATTTCAAGGAAGGATATGTTAGATAGATACTCATGTAAGTTTACACTGATTCTATATCTTTGTTTTCAGTTACACTGCCTGGAGAAGAGTGGGAGTCAAATAACAAAGAAGTTGATATATTGCGCCGATCATAGGTTAGATTGGTTCCCCTTGTCTACATGTTTTAATTCTCTGCTTCAATCTCATGTCCAGAGCCGTTTTGTTAAGTCTATTGCCTAGAAGATTTAACAACTATGATCCATTGACTAAAAACTATATGGTGCATGCTGCCTTGTCctggaaaaatatgattttacttGGATGATTATGCAGAAGGTTTGACAGCCAAGAGGTTGATTATAACTATGTCATGGTCATTAACAAGTATGTTTGCTCCTCCAATTTTTATCATCGCATTTTGCTTGATGTGTCTTTCATAATGGCTAATATTAAATTACTGTTTCAGAGGACAGAAAAGCATCGAATATGTTTCGGTAAATCTGGTATACATGGATGGGGACCCTTTGCTTGAAGAAATATTCAGGAAGGAGAAATGGTACCTTCTTCTGAAAACTACCTCATTATTTGCATGTTATGCTTTAGTTGGACG
Above is a window of Eucalyptus grandis isolate ANBG69807.140 chromosome 9, ASM1654582v1, whole genome shotgun sequence DNA encoding:
- the LOC104448947 gene encoding LOW QUALITY PROTEIN: histone-lysine N-methyltransferase ATX4 (The sequence of the model RefSeq protein was modified relative to this genomic sequence to represent the inferred CDS: inserted 1 base in 1 codon), which gives rise to MGGGVFALESYVPVSAKWMTERCAVCRWVEDWDYNKMIICNRCQIAVHQECYGVNNVQDFTSWVCRACETLDVRRQCCLCLVEGGALKPTDIEPLWVHVTCGWFCPEVGFXNHEKMEPATGILRIPPTSFFEGNPYLFRFTVLKIAVSLMWWIVLIVEMIKAFSNRGEPDFIIAL